From the Alloalcanivorax dieselolei B5 genome, one window contains:
- a CDS encoding porin, whose translation MNIHKRTETLILSSVMLGAMGFANAAQADELDADFYGLLDLWAGSIQKPADNGDTLQLAGGGMSTSFLGVRIDYPLNQKVAVFAQAEMFVRPDTGEDGRYKNDEFFGRRALIGASGDFGIIKAGRTKSPYFLSTVFTNPHKDSFAFSPIILHTYNAGNGGALMGDTTWNNSLNYKSPTLAGLSANVVYAFGEQEGKASENKVGGNIVYRNGPVLATVAAQRIREGALNSGGGAGERGALPDATDQDAWMAGLAYDFGVMTVFGQYQALSTDTLAGDVDVDSYAAGVAVPAGPGALLASYAHSDYRGVMDDERDTWSVGYDYIVNKQLDLYAMYLHDDQQRVGSGKTYGVGARFKF comes from the coding sequence ATGAACATTCATAAAAGAACCGAAACGCTGATTCTTTCCAGTGTGATGCTGGGAGCCATGGGGTTTGCCAATGCGGCACAGGCGGATGAGCTGGATGCCGATTTTTATGGACTATTGGACCTTTGGGCTGGAAGCATACAAAAACCCGCTGATAATGGTGATACGTTGCAATTGGCGGGAGGTGGCATGTCCACCTCTTTTCTCGGGGTACGTATTGACTACCCTCTGAATCAAAAAGTCGCGGTTTTCGCCCAGGCGGAAATGTTTGTGCGCCCTGATACCGGTGAGGATGGCCGCTATAAAAATGATGAGTTCTTCGGCAGGCGGGCACTGATCGGTGCCAGTGGCGATTTCGGTATTATCAAGGCCGGTCGTACCAAATCGCCTTATTTTCTTTCCACGGTTTTCACCAACCCGCACAAGGACTCTTTCGCGTTTTCCCCCATTATACTGCATACCTATAACGCGGGTAATGGTGGCGCGCTAATGGGGGATACCACCTGGAATAATTCCCTGAACTATAAGTCGCCGACCTTGGCGGGTTTGAGCGCCAATGTTGTTTACGCCTTCGGTGAGCAGGAAGGCAAGGCCAGCGAAAACAAAGTGGGTGGCAATATTGTTTATCGGAATGGACCTGTCCTTGCCACGGTGGCCGCTCAACGTATTCGGGAAGGAGCGCTCAATAGTGGTGGCGGCGCTGGAGAGCGGGGGGCGTTACCGGACGCCACCGACCAGGATGCCTGGATGGCTGGCCTGGCCTACGATTTCGGAGTTATGACGGTATTTGGTCAGTATCAGGCGCTTTCCACGGACACCTTGGCGGGGGATGTGGATGTCGACAGTTACGCCGCGGGTGTTGCCGTGCCGGCGGGACCTGGTGCGCTGCTTGCTTCCTATGCCCACTCCGACTACCGCGGTGTCATGGATGACGAGCGTGATACCTGGAGTGTCGGCTATGACTATATTGTCAATAAACAACTCGATCTCTACGCCATGTATCTGCATGACGATCAGCAGCGTGTGGGTAGTGGCAAGACCTATGGGGTCGGGGCGCGATTCAAGTTTTAA
- a CDS encoding amidohydrolase family protein codes for MPDYYPFNPAPRAPSEPPPANTCDSQFHVFGDPVTYPIRPGARFEMPTATIDAALKMHRALGIERGVVVQATTYGSDHQVVIDALKKAGPDYRGCANAIALKERDDGYIEQLHDAGVRGARFTFRKELGVGLSAQEFQRATDRLRELGWYAKIQPEKDGILDSVSLYENLDIPVLIDHLGRADAALGVDDPNVIKTIELLKKGNFWVMLSLGEKISHQGAPWDDVLPIARAYIDAAPDRVIWASDWPHPLSKTPPPNDAELLELLYRYAPDAEERQRILVDNPAELFGFKND; via the coding sequence ATGCCTGATTATTACCCTTTCAATCCCGCTCCGCGGGCACCGTCGGAGCCACCACCGGCCAACACCTGCGATTCGCAGTTCCATGTATTCGGGGACCCGGTGACCTACCCAATTCGTCCCGGCGCCCGCTTTGAGATGCCCACGGCCACCATCGACGCTGCCTTGAAAATGCATCGGGCCCTCGGCATCGAACGCGGCGTGGTGGTGCAAGCCACCACTTACGGTTCTGATCACCAGGTGGTGATCGATGCACTTAAGAAGGCCGGCCCTGACTACCGTGGCTGCGCCAACGCCATTGCACTAAAGGAGCGGGACGACGGCTATATCGAGCAACTGCATGATGCCGGAGTGCGTGGCGCTCGCTTCACTTTCCGTAAGGAGTTGGGCGTGGGCTTGTCCGCACAGGAGTTCCAGCGTGCCACCGACCGGCTGCGGGAGCTGGGATGGTACGCCAAGATACAGCCGGAGAAAGACGGCATCCTGGACAGTGTGTCGCTGTACGAAAACCTGGACATCCCCGTCCTCATCGACCATCTGGGCCGTGCCGACGCCGCCCTCGGCGTGGACGATCCCAATGTAATAAAAACCATTGAACTGCTTAAAAAGGGCAACTTCTGGGTCATGTTGTCGCTGGGTGAAAAGATATCCCACCAAGGGGCGCCCTGGGATGATGTCCTGCCGATCGCCCGTGCTTACATCGACGCGGCTCCGGATCGCGTGATCTGGGCCAGCGACTGGCCGCATCCGCTGTCCAAGACTCCGCCCCCCAACGACGCGGAACTGCTGGAGTTGCTGTATCGCTACGCTCCGGACGCCGAGGAGCGCCAGCGTATCCTGGTGGACAATCCGGCCGAGCTTTTCGGTTTCAAAAACGACTGA
- a CDS encoding RidA family protein — translation MSRQSVHSAGFQHSNPIPAASRIGDLIATGVINGTDPQTGELGADLETQCEYMFAHVRNIVEAAGGSTDDILKMTVWMQDRSQRDVLNAQWLNMFPDPRSRPARHAIQNPVASKFLIQCDVLAVISRND, via the coding sequence ATGTCACGCCAGAGCGTCCATAGCGCCGGCTTTCAGCATAGTAATCCAATCCCGGCAGCCAGCCGCATCGGTGACCTGATAGCCACCGGCGTCATCAATGGCACTGACCCGCAAACCGGTGAGCTGGGGGCGGACCTGGAAACCCAATGCGAGTACATGTTCGCGCACGTTCGCAATATCGTCGAAGCCGCTGGTGGAAGTACCGACGATATTCTGAAAATGACGGTCTGGATGCAAGATCGCAGCCAGCGTGATGTGCTCAACGCGCAATGGCTGAACATGTTTCCGGATCCCCGCTCACGGCCAGCCCGTCATGCCATACAGAACCCCGTCGCATCCAAGTTCTTGATCCAGTGCGACGTCCTGGCGGTTATCAGCCGTAACGATTGA
- a CDS encoding Bug family tripartite tricarboxylate transporter substrate binding protein → MRLFKRLTELFVLLCLTVGAHAADWPSKPVHLVVPYPPGGNVDLAARIISDSLEKEFGQPFVVENRAGAGGMIAASHVARAKPDGYTLFVAPNGPVLFSPLLFRKDTYFWRNDFSPIGSISFVPLVLQINPELKVDSAKALFEKAKAQPGELIMASPGAGTQNHLISEMMQRLLGTEWLTVHYKGNAPATTDLLGGRVDFNFDQLSVAKQYITSGKLKALAVTSPERLPTLPDVPTLKELGYEQAVSETFTGLFAPAGTPEGIVDTLNQALDKILADPDVIKKFDTAGTEARAMTVPAFQDFLEQQYERWSTLIKENDIHR, encoded by the coding sequence ATGCGCTTGTTTAAACGTCTGACCGAACTGTTCGTGCTGTTATGCCTGACCGTCGGCGCCCATGCCGCGGACTGGCCCAGCAAACCAGTGCATCTGGTGGTGCCCTATCCGCCCGGCGGTAATGTGGACCTGGCCGCCCGCATCATCTCCGATAGTCTGGAAAAGGAATTCGGCCAGCCGTTCGTGGTGGAAAATCGCGCCGGCGCCGGCGGCATGATCGCGGCCTCTCATGTGGCCAGAGCCAAGCCCGACGGCTACACCCTGTTCGTGGCCCCCAATGGCCCGGTACTTTTCAGTCCTCTGCTGTTCCGTAAAGATACCTATTTCTGGCGCAATGATTTCTCCCCCATCGGCTCGATTTCATTCGTGCCGCTGGTGCTGCAAATCAATCCCGAACTGAAAGTGGACAGCGCCAAAGCGTTATTCGAAAAAGCCAAGGCCCAGCCTGGTGAATTGATCATGGCCTCGCCCGGCGCTGGCACCCAGAACCATCTGATCAGCGAAATGATGCAGCGCCTTCTGGGCACCGAATGGCTCACCGTGCATTACAAAGGCAATGCCCCGGCCACCACCGATCTGCTCGGCGGTCGCGTGGATTTCAACTTCGATCAGCTTAGTGTCGCCAAGCAATACATCACCAGCGGAAAACTGAAAGCGCTGGCGGTAACGTCTCCCGAACGGCTGCCCACATTGCCGGACGTGCCCACCTTGAAGGAACTGGGCTACGAACAGGCAGTCTCGGAAACCTTCACCGGTTTATTCGCGCCCGCCGGTACCCCGGAAGGCATTGTCGACACTCTCAACCAGGCGCTCGACAAAATTCTCGCCGACCCGGATGTGATCAAAAAGTTCGACACCGCCGGTACCGAGGCACGAGCGATGACCGTACCGGCGTTCCAGGATTTCCTGGAGCAGCAATACGAGCGCTGGAGCACGTTGATCAAAGAGAACGATATCCACCGCTGA
- a CDS encoding flavin reductase family protein — protein sequence MQIDTSSLSPQECYRLISGIVVPRPIAWITSQSLEGLVNLAPFSCFTFVSNSPLMVGINIGRKAGREKDTARNIRALGEFVINIADWSMVEDVHASAVEYESHESEVESLGLAVMPSETIVPPRLMMTPISLECQLHSVTAYGNTGAEFFVGEVARVHIDDALYENGRIDTRVLQPVCRIAGANYATLGEIRELQPVSQTPKTIIESRP from the coding sequence ATGCAAATCGACACGAGCTCCCTGTCACCACAGGAATGCTATCGTCTGATCAGTGGGATCGTCGTACCCAGGCCGATTGCCTGGATCACTTCCCAATCCCTTGAAGGGCTGGTCAATCTTGCGCCTTTCAGCTGTTTTACCTTCGTTTCCAACAGTCCGCTGATGGTCGGCATCAATATTGGCCGCAAGGCCGGTCGGGAGAAGGATACGGCGCGCAATATCCGCGCACTTGGTGAATTCGTCATCAACATCGCTGATTGGTCCATGGTGGAAGATGTGCACGCCAGCGCGGTGGAATACGAATCCCATGAGAGCGAAGTAGAGAGCCTCGGGCTCGCGGTGATGCCGTCGGAGACGATCGTGCCGCCGCGCCTGATGATGACGCCGATCAGCCTGGAGTGTCAGCTGCACAGTGTTACCGCCTACGGCAATACCGGGGCCGAGTTTTTCGTGGGGGAGGTGGCCCGGGTGCACATTGATGATGCCCTCTACGAGAACGGCCGTATCGATACCCGCGTGCTACAGCCGGTGTGCCGTATCGCCGGCGCCAACTACGCCACTCTGGGTGAGATCCGTGAGCTGCAGCCGGTCTCGCAAACGCCCAAGACCATTATCGAGAGTCGGCCGTGA
- a CDS encoding IclR family transcriptional regulator: MNDNDDTRPPVPPFGDPDKSSGDASEEGKTQGARSIRRAVSILRILATGQEQGVRITDIVHQTGLNRPTVHRILRVLIEEEAVEQDPGTRRYMVGPEVSLLGLSRTARVPVKSVAEPYLRHIAEQCGDSVFLTIRSGFDTICVDRKTGNYPVKVLSIEVGARRPLGVSVSGLVLLAFADEDDAEQVMLGNEQRLAGHQLDLAEVRRRVRETRSLGYAYTDVGVVPGTRALALPVFGADHQPVASVAVSAMADRLTPERVASLVPLVRQQTELIAKRLTELQSRR, encoded by the coding sequence GTGAACGACAACGACGATACTCGTCCGCCGGTGCCTCCATTCGGTGATCCGGATAAGAGCAGCGGTGACGCCAGCGAGGAAGGAAAGACCCAGGGGGCGCGTAGTATCCGCCGGGCGGTATCGATTCTTCGCATCCTCGCCACCGGCCAGGAGCAAGGGGTCCGGATCACCGATATTGTTCATCAGACCGGCCTTAACCGGCCCACCGTGCATCGCATTCTGCGGGTACTGATCGAGGAAGAAGCGGTGGAGCAGGACCCCGGCACCCGTCGCTACATGGTGGGTCCGGAGGTCTCTCTGTTGGGTTTGTCGCGTACCGCGCGGGTACCGGTCAAATCCGTGGCGGAGCCGTATTTACGCCACATCGCCGAACAATGTGGCGACAGTGTCTTTCTTACCATCCGCAGTGGTTTCGACACCATCTGCGTGGATCGCAAGACCGGTAACTACCCGGTCAAAGTACTCTCCATCGAGGTTGGCGCACGGCGCCCGCTGGGTGTCAGCGTCTCCGGTCTGGTGCTGTTGGCATTCGCTGATGAAGACGATGCTGAGCAGGTCATGCTGGGAAATGAGCAGCGTCTTGCCGGCCATCAACTGGATCTGGCGGAGGTGCGTCGTCGCGTCAGGGAAACACGTTCCCTCGGCTACGCCTATACCGACGTGGGGGTGGTGCCAGGAACCCGCGCTTTGGCGCTGCCGGTGTTCGGCGCCGACCACCAACCGGTGGCGTCGGTGGCGGTATCGGCAATGGCGGATCGACTTACCCCGGAACGCGTGGCGAGTCTGGTGCCGTTGGTGCGCCAGCAAACCGAGTTGATCGCCAAACGATTGACTGAACTGCAGAGCCGACGTTAA
- a CDS encoding fumarylacetoacetate hydrolase family protein: MTIATMRPRGRPLLRASVDPSDNTVDLGVVRPASRLQWDRPVTGAVYGCLLNFQCELDQLGERIHQPPYNGPPTGPVVYVKTPNTHIASGVPVPIPDDVRQVRVGPALGVLIGETLCRANADQARSAIVGYTVVNDITVPHDSLFRQPLKHKCRDGFCPIGPWLVDADDLPDPATLTMRAYVNGECRHESRLDQLVRPVATLLADISDFTSLYPGDLVLAGVPTGTPLAGAGDTVAVEIDGIGRLENPLVRETDWQESAS, translated from the coding sequence ATGACCATCGCGACCATGCGCCCGCGCGGGCGCCCCTTGCTGCGCGCTTCGGTTGATCCAAGCGACAACACCGTGGACCTGGGCGTCGTCCGTCCGGCTTCCCGGTTGCAGTGGGACCGGCCCGTGACCGGTGCCGTCTACGGCTGCCTGCTGAATTTTCAATGTGAACTGGATCAACTTGGCGAGCGTATTCACCAACCCCCCTACAACGGTCCGCCAACCGGGCCAGTGGTGTATGTGAAGACGCCAAATACCCATATTGCTTCCGGCGTACCGGTGCCGATTCCGGATGATGTGCGGCAGGTGCGCGTGGGGCCGGCTCTTGGTGTGTTGATCGGCGAGACGTTGTGTCGTGCCAACGCCGATCAGGCACGAAGCGCGATTGTCGGCTACACGGTGGTTAACGATATCACCGTGCCCCACGACAGCCTGTTCCGGCAGCCGCTCAAGCACAAATGCCGTGATGGCTTCTGCCCGATCGGCCCCTGGCTGGTGGACGCGGACGACCTGCCGGATCCCGCCACGCTGACCATGCGCGCCTATGTAAATGGTGAGTGCCGTCATGAAAGCCGCCTGGATCAACTGGTGCGTCCGGTGGCCACGTTGCTCGCCGACATCTCCGATTTCACCAGCCTTTACCCCGGTGATCTGGTACTTGCCGGCGTGCCCACCGGGACGCCACTGGCTGGCGCCGGTGACACGGTGGCGGTGGAGATCGACGGCATCGGCCGTTTGGAGAATCCCCTGGTAAGGGAAACGGACTGGCAGGAGAGCGCGTCATGA
- a CDS encoding fumarylacetoacetate hydrolase family protein: MKQARVAFEGKIQQAWEDQGRVRLADGRHVDESEVVWLPPVVPGTILALGLNYADHAAEIASQTPEEPMVFLKGANTLVGHRAFTPRPADATVMHYECELAIVIGKPARRVPKASAYDYIAGYTVANDYAVRNYLEGFYRPNFRIKSRDDCTPLGPWLVDVADIPDPMNLRLTTRVNGETTQEGNTRDMIFDVPFLIEYFSAFMTLQPGDLILTGTPKGTVDVRPGDDVVTEIEGIGALHNTIIEGAKRAGAV, encoded by the coding sequence ATGAAACAGGCTCGCGTGGCCTTTGAAGGCAAGATTCAACAAGCCTGGGAAGACCAGGGCAGGGTGCGGCTGGCGGATGGCCGTCATGTGGATGAGAGCGAGGTGGTATGGCTGCCGCCGGTGGTGCCGGGCACGATCCTGGCGCTGGGATTGAATTACGCCGATCACGCCGCGGAAATCGCTTCCCAGACGCCGGAGGAGCCGATGGTGTTCCTCAAGGGCGCCAACACCCTGGTCGGACATCGGGCGTTCACGCCGCGCCCCGCCGACGCCACCGTCATGCACTATGAGTGCGAACTGGCCATCGTCATTGGCAAACCGGCCAGGCGCGTGCCCAAGGCGAGTGCCTACGATTACATCGCCGGCTACACCGTGGCCAACGACTATGCGGTGCGTAATTATCTGGAAGGGTTCTACCGGCCTAATTTCCGTATCAAAAGCCGTGACGACTGTACCCCCCTCGGGCCCTGGCTGGTGGACGTGGCCGACATCCCCGACCCGATGAACCTGCGGCTGACCACCCGTGTCAACGGTGAAACCACCCAGGAAGGCAATACCAGGGACATGATCTTCGACGTGCCTTTCCTGATCGAATATTTCAGTGCCTTCATGACCCTCCAGCCCGGTGACCTGATTCTGACCGGTACGCCCAAGGGCACGGTGGACGTGCGCCCCGGCGATGACGTGGTCACCGAGATCGAGGGCATCGGTGCTCTGCACAACACCATTATCGAAGGCGCCAAGCGCGCCGGCGCGGTTTGA
- the hpaH gene encoding 2-oxo-hept-4-ene-1,7-dioate hydratase, with the protein MLSQDAIRDAAQRLDQAEAERGQIDHLTLQYPDMGFEDAYAIQRQWVDMKVARGRRVLGHKIGLTSRAMQQSARIDEPDYGVLLDDMFFEDNGEIAVDRFIVPRLEVELAFVLARDLSGPDCTVLDVMRATEYVVPALEIIDARVRQVDPGSGAPRKVFDTISDNAANAGVVMGGRTVRPFDVDLRWSAAVCSRNGMVEETGVAAGVLGHPAKGIAWLANKLAPHGVTLKAGQIVLAGSFTRPVAVSSGDTFHVDYGPLGAIGLRFV; encoded by the coding sequence ATGCTTAGTCAGGACGCGATCCGGGATGCGGCTCAACGGCTGGATCAGGCGGAAGCCGAACGCGGTCAGATTGACCATCTGACCCTGCAGTACCCGGACATGGGTTTCGAGGACGCCTACGCCATCCAGCGTCAATGGGTGGACATGAAAGTCGCCCGTGGTCGCCGCGTGCTCGGCCATAAGATCGGTTTGACCTCGCGGGCCATGCAGCAATCGGCGCGTATCGATGAGCCGGACTACGGCGTGCTGCTCGACGATATGTTTTTTGAAGACAACGGTGAAATCGCGGTGGACCGCTTCATCGTGCCGCGTCTGGAAGTGGAGTTGGCGTTTGTTCTTGCCCGGGACCTTTCCGGCCCGGACTGCACCGTGCTTGATGTGATGCGCGCCACCGAATACGTGGTGCCGGCACTGGAAATCATCGACGCCCGGGTGCGTCAGGTGGATCCCGGTTCCGGGGCGCCGCGCAAGGTGTTCGACACCATTTCCGACAACGCCGCCAATGCCGGCGTGGTGATGGGCGGGCGTACCGTGCGACCGTTCGATGTGGACCTGCGTTGGAGCGCGGCGGTGTGCAGCCGCAATGGCATGGTGGAAGAGACCGGTGTCGCCGCCGGTGTTCTTGGTCACCCGGCCAAGGGGATCGCCTGGCTGGCCAACAAGCTGGCGCCCCACGGCGTCACTCTGAAAGCCGGACAGATTGTGCTGGCGGGTTCCTTTACTCGCCCGGTGGCGGTGTCCAGCGGCGATACCTTCCATGTCGATTATGGGCCACTGGGCGCCATCGGACTTCGGTTCGTATAA
- the hpaI gene encoding 4-hydroxy-2-oxoheptanedioate aldolase, which translates to MQIPVNGFKKALVEGQSQIGLWCALAGGYGTEISAAAGFDWLLIDGEHGPNDVRSILAQLQAVAPYPVHPVVRPLNGESDTLKPLLDAGVQTLLIPMVESADQARRVVAATRYPSLGHRGVGAGLARASRWGRVSDYVHQCEQQLCVLVQVENRAGLDNLEEITAVEGVDGVFIGAADLAADMGYLGQPGHPRVNAAVLDAFARIQAVGKPAGALTVNEELAHAHLRAGCRFLAVGADATLLARATDTLLRRFKSPDGTSSSQAGVY; encoded by the coding sequence GTGCAAATTCCCGTTAATGGTTTCAAGAAAGCGCTTGTTGAAGGCCAGTCACAGATTGGTCTGTGGTGTGCCCTGGCCGGTGGCTACGGCACGGAGATCAGCGCCGCCGCCGGTTTCGACTGGCTGCTGATCGATGGTGAACACGGGCCTAACGACGTACGTTCCATCCTCGCCCAGTTGCAGGCGGTGGCACCGTATCCGGTGCATCCGGTGGTGCGGCCGCTCAATGGCGAGTCCGATACGCTCAAACCCTTGCTGGATGCCGGTGTGCAGACCCTGCTGATTCCGATGGTGGAAAGCGCCGATCAGGCACGCCGTGTCGTCGCCGCCACCCGCTATCCGTCCCTTGGCCATCGTGGCGTGGGCGCCGGCCTGGCAAGGGCGTCGCGCTGGGGGCGGGTGTCGGACTATGTCCATCAGTGCGAGCAGCAGCTGTGCGTTCTGGTGCAAGTGGAAAACCGCGCCGGTCTGGACAATCTGGAGGAGATCACGGCGGTGGAGGGCGTCGATGGCGTCTTTATCGGTGCCGCTGATCTGGCCGCGGACATGGGCTATCTCGGTCAGCCCGGCCATCCGCGAGTGAACGCCGCGGTGCTTGACGCCTTCGCGCGCATTCAGGCCGTGGGCAAACCCGCCGGAGCGCTCACCGTCAACGAGGAACTGGCGCACGCTCATTTGCGCGCCGGCTGCCGATTCCTTGCCGTGGGGGCGGACGCGACCCTGCTGGCACGGGCCACGGATACGTTATTGCGACGCTTCAAATCACCGGATGGCACTTCGTCGTCCCAGGCTGGTGTTTACTGA
- a CDS encoding tripartite tricarboxylate transporter TctB family protein, with translation MARPFNGLQIGAAALLALLGLFIIWQGSDYSMGSLRRMGPGFFPVMMGSVLLLFSLLVVWEVRREEKQENLWVPRPILMICAGFIAFAALLESVGLVPATLALVILVSLAEKPVRPVATVATAAGLCVLGVLVFLYGFGIPVAAIQW, from the coding sequence ATGGCTCGTCCCTTTAACGGGTTGCAGATCGGTGCCGCCGCGCTGCTGGCGCTACTCGGTCTCTTCATCATCTGGCAAGGCAGCGATTATTCGATGGGGTCGTTGCGTCGTATGGGACCGGGATTTTTCCCGGTCATGATGGGTTCGGTGTTGTTGCTGTTCTCTCTGCTGGTGGTGTGGGAGGTGAGGCGCGAGGAGAAGCAGGAGAATCTCTGGGTGCCCCGTCCGATTCTGATGATCTGCGCCGGTTTCATCGCCTTTGCCGCCTTGCTGGAGAGCGTTGGCCTGGTGCCGGCTACTCTGGCGCTGGTGATCCTGGTATCGCTTGCCGAAAAACCGGTACGTCCTGTGGCGACGGTGGCCACGGCAGCGGGCTTGTGCGTGCTCGGTGTGCTGGTGTTTCTCTATGGCTTCGGCATTCCGGTTGCCGCGATTCAATGGTGA
- a CDS encoding tripartite tricarboxylate transporter permease: MDILHNLALGAEIAFSLEGLLFCFVGVLVGTFVGVLPGVGPLAAISLALPLTYYLSPSIALIMLAGIFYGAQYGGSIAAILLNLPGTASAAVTCLDGNQMTKQGRAGVALFTAAISSFSGGIIAIFMVLGFTPLIASFAMDFGAADYFSIMLLGLVAASTLSVGSPLKGMTMVVLGIALGLVGTDETSGAERFTFGVLALSDGISLVALAMGLFGVGEILANLGQERRAPLKTGGLTFKSMLPRRDEWRGLWKTILRGSGIGAFVGALPGSGPAIAAFMSYAAEKKLAKNPDAFGKGEVRGVAAPESANNAAVQAAFIPTLSLGIPGDAVMAVLLGAMILHGISPGPMLVTSEPEMFWGLVVSFGVGNIMLLLLNLPLIRVWVRMLSIPYHVLYPAMLFFICIGVYSVRSSVFDIYTTLLFGVVGYFLIRLRYPAAPLLLGFILGPMMEVHFRRALLLSRGDYMAFLESVPSTVFLVLSLLFLVLPIWSAVRKRGAGVAVEGERSDHA; encoded by the coding sequence ATGGATATTCTTCATAATCTGGCATTGGGCGCCGAGATCGCGTTTTCTCTTGAGGGCCTGCTGTTCTGTTTCGTGGGCGTGTTGGTGGGCACCTTCGTTGGTGTGCTCCCGGGCGTCGGCCCGTTGGCGGCGATCTCGCTGGCGTTGCCTTTGACCTACTATTTGTCGCCATCGATCGCCCTGATCATGTTGGCGGGGATTTTCTATGGCGCTCAATATGGCGGTTCCATCGCCGCCATCCTGTTGAATCTGCCCGGCACTGCCTCGGCGGCGGTGACCTGTCTGGATGGTAATCAGATGACCAAGCAGGGGCGAGCCGGGGTGGCCCTGTTCACCGCCGCTATCTCCTCGTTCAGCGGCGGCATCATCGCTATCTTCATGGTGCTGGGCTTCACGCCGTTGATTGCCTCCTTCGCCATGGATTTTGGTGCGGCGGACTACTTTTCGATCATGCTGCTGGGGCTGGTGGCCGCGTCCACGCTGTCGGTGGGATCACCGCTCAAAGGTATGACCATGGTCGTTCTGGGTATTGCCCTGGGGTTGGTGGGTACCGACGAGACTTCCGGCGCGGAACGGTTCACCTTTGGCGTGCTGGCGTTGTCCGATGGTATCAGTCTGGTGGCGCTGGCCATGGGCCTGTTTGGCGTCGGCGAGATTCTGGCCAATCTGGGACAGGAGAGGCGCGCGCCGCTGAAGACCGGTGGTTTGACGTTCAAATCGATGTTACCCAGGCGTGACGAATGGCGTGGGCTTTGGAAAACCATCCTGCGCGGTTCCGGCATTGGTGCCTTCGTCGGCGCCTTGCCCGGCTCCGGTCCCGCCATCGCTGCCTTCATGTCCTATGCCGCGGAGAAGAAACTGGCCAAAAATCCGGATGCGTTTGGCAAGGGGGAAGTGCGTGGCGTGGCGGCGCCGGAATCCGCCAATAACGCGGCGGTGCAGGCGGCCTTCATTCCCACCTTGAGTCTGGGTATTCCCGGTGATGCGGTGATGGCGGTGTTGTTGGGCGCCATGATTTTACACGGCATTTCCCCTGGCCCGATGCTGGTGACCAGCGAACCGGAGATGTTCTGGGGCTTGGTGGTGAGCTTCGGGGTTGGCAATATCATGCTGCTGCTGCTCAATTTACCCTTGATCCGGGTATGGGTGCGGATGCTGTCGATTCCCTATCATGTGCTGTATCCGGCGATGCTGTTCTTCATTTGTATCGGGGTGTATTCGGTACGCTCAAGCGTATTTGATATCTATACCACGCTGTTGTTTGGCGTGGTCGGCTATTTTCTGATTCGTCTGCGTTACCCGGCGGCCCCTCTGCTGTTGGGCTTTATTCTCGGGCCCATGATGGAAGTGCACTTCCGTCGCGCCTTGTTGTTGTCGCGAGGTGATTACATGGCTTTCCTGGAAAGCGTGCCGAGCACCGTGTTCCTGGTCCTTTCCCTGCTCTTCCTGGTGCTGCCGATCTGGTCGGCAGTGCGTAAGCGGGGTGCAGGCGTCGCCGTCGAAGGAGAACGATCCGATCATGCGTAA